A portion of the Candidatus Krumholzibacteriia bacterium genome contains these proteins:
- a CDS encoding (Fe-S)-binding protein, which produces MTPENIIFILVLATAGYLIVSRSMLLISYLRVARADNRTDDIGGRVAQTLVVGFGQSKILRDRVAGPIHAAIFWGFLILLASAAEMILEGLHHGWSLNFLGPIYSLLTALTDVFCVVVMAGCVFALWRRYISKVRRLEVSGETTEAGLILLTIFIIVTALFVQNAARLYATGTDFSHALRPLSGPFGTAVFALAEPGLVKVLFKIAWWTHAVLILGFLNYLPYSKHLHVLTSIPNVFFSPVGPVNHLEKIDFEAEGAESFGVVDIEDLSWKSLLDGYTCTHCGRCTSVCPANTTGKVLDPRAIIMQIRERTMDKAPLVLKKKRGQELTAEEQSVWDRKLIGDYVSPDALWQCTTCGACMQECPVNIEHVPAIVGMRRSMVMMDSSFNEESSFLPAVYGNMETNSVPWGGFSQADRAAWAEGTGVKTAAEDPDMDVLFWVGCAGSYDERARKITRAFAELMQIAGVKFRILGTEENCTGDVARRTGNEYLADMLTKTNVETFQRYSVKRIVATCPHCFNTLRNDYPAYGFTAEVVHHTQFIRELMAEGRLKLDGATPETIAYHDSCYLGRYNDEYASPRGDLSDIPGLSVREPARAGDRGFCCGAGGGRMFMEEKVGDRVNIVRTRELLATGAKTIAANCPFCTTMLTDGVKADEANADVVVKDVAEIVRERLRRDTASS; this is translated from the coding sequence ATGACCCCCGAGAACATAATTTTCATCCTCGTGCTCGCCACGGCGGGCTACCTCATCGTCAGCCGGTCCATGCTGCTGATCTCCTACCTGCGGGTCGCGCGCGCGGACAACCGGACCGACGATATCGGAGGCCGCGTCGCTCAGACGCTCGTGGTCGGATTCGGGCAGTCGAAGATCCTGCGCGACCGCGTGGCGGGGCCGATTCACGCCGCCATCTTCTGGGGCTTTTTGATCCTGCTCGCCTCCGCGGCCGAGATGATCCTCGAGGGTCTGCACCACGGCTGGTCGCTGAACTTCCTGGGACCCATCTACTCCCTGCTCACCGCCCTGACCGACGTGTTCTGCGTGGTGGTGATGGCCGGGTGTGTGTTCGCGCTGTGGCGCCGCTACATCTCGAAGGTCCGCCGGCTCGAGGTATCCGGAGAAACGACGGAGGCGGGGCTCATCCTGCTCACCATCTTCATCATCGTTACCGCGCTGTTCGTGCAGAACGCCGCGCGGTTATACGCCACCGGAACCGACTTCTCACACGCCCTGCGCCCGCTGTCGGGGCCCTTCGGGACGGCTGTGTTTGCGTTGGCGGAGCCGGGGCTGGTGAAGGTCTTGTTCAAGATCGCGTGGTGGACGCACGCGGTGCTCATCCTCGGTTTCCTCAACTACCTGCCGTACTCGAAGCACCTGCACGTGCTCACCTCCATCCCCAACGTGTTCTTCTCCCCGGTGGGACCGGTCAACCACCTGGAGAAGATCGATTTCGAGGCCGAGGGCGCGGAGTCGTTCGGTGTGGTGGACATCGAAGACCTCTCGTGGAAGTCGCTGCTCGACGGCTACACCTGCACCCATTGCGGCCGCTGCACCAGCGTGTGTCCGGCCAACACCACCGGCAAGGTGCTCGACCCGCGTGCCATCATCATGCAGATCCGCGAGCGCACCATGGACAAGGCACCGCTGGTGCTCAAGAAGAAGCGCGGACAGGAACTCACCGCCGAGGAGCAGTCGGTGTGGGACCGCAAACTCATCGGCGACTACGTTTCTCCGGACGCGCTGTGGCAGTGCACCACCTGCGGCGCGTGCATGCAGGAGTGCCCGGTCAACATCGAGCACGTGCCCGCCATCGTGGGCATGCGCCGATCGATGGTGATGATGGACTCGTCGTTCAACGAAGAGTCTTCCTTCCTTCCCGCCGTGTACGGCAACATGGAGACAAACTCGGTGCCGTGGGGCGGTTTCTCGCAGGCGGACCGGGCCGCGTGGGCGGAGGGCACCGGTGTCAAGACCGCGGCCGAGGACCCCGATATGGACGTGCTGTTCTGGGTGGGATGTGCCGGCTCCTATGACGAGCGGGCGCGCAAGATCACGCGCGCGTTCGCCGAGCTGATGCAGATTGCCGGCGTGAAGTTCCGCATCCTCGGCACAGAGGAGAACTGCACGGGCGACGTGGCGCGCCGCACCGGCAACGAGTACCTGGCGGACATGTTGACAAAAACCAACGTGGAGACATTTCAGCGCTATAGCGTAAAGAGGATCGTCGCCACCTGCCCCCACTGCTTCAACACGCTGCGCAACGACTACCCGGCCTACGGCTTCACCGCGGAGGTGGTCCATCACACCCAGTTCATCCGCGAGTTGATGGCCGAGGGCCGCCTCAAGCTCGACGGGGCCACGCCGGAGACGATTGCCTACCATGACTCGTGCTACCTGGGCCGCTACAACGACGAGTACGCGTCGCCACGCGGGGACCTCTCCGACATCCCCGGCCTTTCGGTACGGGAACCGGCACGCGCCGGCGACCGCGGCTTCTGCTGCGGTGCGGGTGGCGGCCGCATGTTCATGGAGGAGAAGGTTGGCGACCGGGTGAACATCGTGCGCACGCGGGAACTGCTCGCCACGGGCGCAAAGACCATCGCGGCCAACTGCCCCTTCTGCACCACCATGCTCACCGACGGTGTGAAGGCCGACGAGGCGAACGCGGACGTGGTGGTGAAGGACGTGGCCGAGATCGTTCGTGAGCGGTTGCGCCGCGACACGGCCTCGTCTTAG
- a CDS encoding DUF2203 domain-containing protein, with amino-acid sequence MNPKFFTVEEANALIGFLENTLERIRRNRQRYLWLLEEIAILKLIVECGAQKASRDSVELEEKTQELKAVEAEIEKARATVRDTGCILKDEERGMVDFFSIQNNTVVYLSWKKGEDNVKFWRSIRDADSNVRRPLEGSPST; translated from the coding sequence ATGAACCCCAAGTTCTTCACCGTCGAAGAGGCGAACGCACTCATCGGTTTCCTGGAGAACACGCTGGAGAGAATCCGCAGGAACCGCCAGCGGTACCTCTGGCTGCTCGAGGAAATCGCCATTCTCAAGCTGATCGTCGAATGCGGCGCGCAGAAAGCGAGCCGCGATTCGGTCGAGCTGGAAGAAAAGACCCAGGAACTCAAGGCCGTCGAGGCCGAAATCGAGAAAGCCCGCGCCACCGTGCGCGACACCGGCTGCATCCTCAAGGACGAGGAACGCGGCATGGTGGACTTCTTCTCCATCCAGAACAATACCGTCGTCTACCTGTCGTGGAAGAAGGGCGAGGACAACGTCAAGTTCTGGCGCTCCATCCGCGACGCCGACTCCAACGTACGCCGCCCGCTGGAAGGGTCTCCTTCTACCTAG